The Aphelocoma coerulescens isolate FSJ_1873_10779 chromosome 14, UR_Acoe_1.0, whole genome shotgun sequence genome has a window encoding:
- the LOC138118737 gene encoding syntaxin-binding protein 4-like: MMSYLQPPGRALERFDGLSLIYWTLMGPYGMDRTVHCFDFYDCANGLGIKVIGGIKELTGEEYGVYVKRILPGGVAYADGRLQPGDQILEVNGDSLIGVTSERAVDILRTASATSHMRLLIARDDDARREFSELLKKFGSQSNTGSARSSPILHGSSRYLESTSSGSSSRSQSPLLLSPANSHSPCIGNPAHAPHAHYSMDSGIQSISIANSSGLGLTISGGSNRPDGPMIYVQELLPDGDCYKDGRLRPGDQLIAINRDSLVGSTHEEARKIIEKAKFRHEGSTEVAFIPGRGRLHPGLSVHNNIPSPPPKAVGNGLSSCRLKVHVRSPENRRENPFPVPSLSPDICPPELTVSAPASVSNYKAASGTKPKVALDPHIRLKDGKLELVLQYLGLDVTEEKKRQLRQSLTTDSQGTVAYGDVLQALRDLMQEELDEAGLDSSSVLFTQHEVANLLDTSAFHSLTFDSVNCNGNEDLEQLQLEMTDLRHEVRRLKSLLKEVENNKKSMEDELQRLNQKALGFLSENRTLHSKLQMAEVVQRQAHSAEQDYEEVIHLLEAEIAELKMQLAGKKAKHVSEIEEDILELKRQLSLADGQLRKSEVSRKRLEISNRKLLLFVQNVHKVLSTHSHLPDEKSVNHETEEDKTDAVSDTSLPSSDLVDLLLSEAKELLAPILFNKDALPWDRDQCLPAEGIPNYNDHLHQKTTWPPPAGQTKSDQPQPPSPTELPKKPT; this comes from the exons GACACTCATGGGACCGTATGGGATGGATCGAACCGTGCACTGCTTTGATTTCTATGATTGTGCAAACGGGCTGG GCATTAAGGTCATCGGTGGCATCAAGGAACTCACTGGAGAAGAATATGGAGTTTATGTCAAGAGGATCCTTCCAGGGGGTGTTGCTTATGCAGACG GGCGCCTGCAGCCAGGAGACCAGATCCTGGAGGTCAATGGAGATTCCCTAATTGGGGTTACAAGCGAGAG GGCCGTGGACATCCTGAGAACGGCATCGGCCACCAGCCACATGCGCCTTCTGATAGCCCGCGATGACGATGCCAG GAGAGAGTTCTCTGAGCTGCTGAAGAAGTTCGGCTCCCAGAGCAACACGGGCTCAGCGCGGAGCTCGCCGATCCTGCATGGCAGCA GTCGATACCTGGAGAGCACCTCCTCGGGCTCATCCTCACGTTCCCAGAGCCCACTGCTCCTGAGCCCTGCCAactcccacagcccctgcatCGGGAACCCAGCGCACGCCCCTCACGCACA CTACTCCATGGACTCAGGAATCCAGAGCATTTCTATAGCAAACTCCTCTGGCTTGGGGCTGACAATCAGTGGTGGATCCAACAGGCCTGACGGGCCCATGATTTATGTCCAAGAGCTTTTGCCAGACGGGGACTGTTACAAG GATGGTCGGCTCCGACCTGGAGACCAACTCATCGCTATCAACAGAGATTCTCTGGTGGGCAGCACGCATGAAGAGGccagaaaaataattgaaaaagcCAAATTCAG ACACGAGGGAAGCACAGAAGTGGCCTTTATTCCTGGGAGGGGACGGTTACATCCCGGACTGTCGGTTCACAACAACATCCCATCCCCGCCTCCAAAGGCTGTGGGAAATGGCCTGAGCTCCTGCAGGCTGAAAGTCCACGTGAGGTCCCCAGAG AATAGACGTGAAAATCCTTTTCCTGTGCCTTCTTTGTCACCAGACATTTGCCCACCAGAGCTTACGGTCTCAG cACCTGCTTCAGTTTCTAACTACAAAGCAGCTTCAGGCACCAAACCCAAAGTAGCACTGGATCCCCATATCCGGCTCAAGGATGGAAAACTGGAACTG GTTCTGCAGTATCTTGGTCTGGATGTGACCGAGGAGAAGAAGAGGCAGCTCCGGCAAAGCCTGACCACGGACTCGCAGGGGACAGTGGCCTACGGAG ATGTTCTCCAAGCACTCAGGGATCtgatgcaggaggagctggacgaGGCTGGTCTGGATTCCAGCTCTGTACTCTTCACTCAGCACGAAGTGGCCAATTTGCTGGATACATCGGCTTTTCACTCCCTG ACCTTTGACTCTGTCAACTGCAATGGCAACGAggacctggagcagctgcagctggagatgaCAGATCTGCGGCACGAAGTCCGAAGGCTGAAG TCTCTCCTGAAAGAAGTGGAGAACAACAAGAAGTCAATGGAGGATGAGCTTCAGAGGCTGAACCAA AAAGCGCTGGGGTTCCTGTCGGAGAACCGGACACTGCACAGCAAACTGCAGATGGCCGAGGTGGTGCAGAGACAGGCTCACAGCGCCGAGCAGGACTACGAGGAAGTGATCCACCTGCTGGAGGCTGAAATTGCAGAACTGAAGATGCAGCTGgcggggaaaaaagcaaaacatgtcTCTGAAATAGAG GAGGACATCCTGGAGCTGAAGAGGCAGCTGTCCCTGGCTGATGGCCAGCTACGAAAATCCGAAGTCTCACGGAAGCGCCTGGAGATCAGCAACAGGAAACTGCTCCTGTTTGTGCAG AACGTTCACAAGGTCCTGAGCACACACAGTCATTTACCAGATGAGAAAAG CGTCAACCATGAAACAGAAGAGGATAAAACAGACGCAGTCTCAGACACATCTCTTCCATCTTCAGATCTTGTTGACCTTTTGCTATCAGAAGCTAAAGAACTGTTAGCGCCAATCCTCTTCAACAAGGACG ctctgccatgggACAGGGACCAGTGCCTGCCTGCTGAAGGAATCCCAAATTACAACGA CCACCTTCATCAGAAGACCACGTGGCCCCCTCCTGCAGGCCAGACCAAGAGTGACCAACCACAGCCACCAAGCCCAACGGAACTGCCTAAGAAGCCAACATAA